ACAGCCCGCTGGTGACCTTCGCGCCGTCCGCACCCAGCGCGCCGCCGGCGGCGAGCGGCAGCGCCAGGTAGACCTGGAAGGTCAGCACGTACGAGCCGATCATCGCTGCCGAGAAGAGCAGGAACGGCCGGTTGGCGACGACCGTGCGCCACCCCGCCCCCACCGGCACCCGGGACGGCCCACCCCCGGCGGGAACCGCTCCGGGGTCCGCGGCACGACGGTCGGGCAGCGCCCGCGCCTGCGCCGCGCTCAACAGGGCGAAGACCGCGGACGCCACCGTGCACACCAGGCGGAAGTCGGCGGCCAGCAGCGCCAGCCCGACCAGCGGACCGAGCAGCATCCCGGCCTGGTAATAGACGTTGAACGTCGCGAACGCCTCCACCCGGCGCTCCCCGGCCTCGGCGGCCAGGTAGGCGCGGACGGCCGGGTTGAACAGGGCGCCGGCGAAGCCCGTGGCCGCCGAGGCGACCACCAGGGCCGGCAGCGAGTCGACCCAGCCGAGCAGGGCGAACCCGGCGGTCCGCAGCAGGCAGCCCGCCATGATGGGGGCCTTGTAGCCGTAGCGGTCCGCGAGGGCGCCGCCGACGAGGAACAGGCCCTGCTGGGACAGGTTGCGCACCCCGAGCACCAGGCCGACCGCCCAGGCGGCCAGGCCCAGTTCACCGGTCAGGTGGGCGGCGAGGTACGGCATCAGCATGTAGAAGCCCAGGTTGATCCCGAACTGGTTGGCCATCAGCAGCCGGGCGGCGGGCGGGAACGAGCGCGTGCTGCGCCACAGCGCCGTCATCGCCGCACCCCCGTCCGCGGCGCGCCCGCGCCGGCCGCCGTACCGGTCGGCGCGTCCGGCGCGCCGCCTCCCGTACGGCCCGCACCGGCCGCCGGGCCGGCGAGCGGGTCGGCCACGGCGGCGCACCGGGTCCAGGAGGTGACGGTCCGCTCCCCGGGGTGCGCGATCACCTGCGGCCGGTGCGGCGGGGCCGACCGCAGCAGGCCGTGCTCGCGGCAGTACGGGTCGCTGAAGACGGTCGAGGCGTACCGCTGCGGCCCGTCGGGGAACACGGCGGCGATCCGGGCCTCGGCGGGCAGGGTCGCGGCCAGCCAGCGCGCGGTCAGGGCGACTGCGCCGACGCTCCACCCGCCGGTGGCGTAGTGGCACCGGGCAAGCCGGCGCGCCGCCCAGACCGCCTCGTCCGCGGCGACCCAGTGGACCTCGTCGAACAGGTCGTAGGCGACGTTGCGCGGATGGATGCTGCTGCCCAGCCCGCGCATCAGCCGGGGGGCCGCGGGCTGGCCGAAGATGGTCGAGCCGGTCGTGTCGACACCGACCACCTTCAGGGCGGGGAAGAAGCCGCGCAGCACCGACCCCACCCCCGCCGAGTGGCCTCCGGTGCCGACGCTGACGACCAGCGCGTCGATCCGCCCGAGCTGGGCGACCAGCTCGTAGGCCAGCGTCCGGTAGGCCGCCGCGTTGTCGGGATTGTTGTACTGGTCCGGGCACCAGGACCCCGGATGCGCGGCCACCAGCTCGGCGACCCGGTCCCGGCGGGCCCGCTGCCACCCGCCGACGGGGTGCGGGCGCTCGACCACGTGCACCTCGGCGCCGTGGGCGGCCAGCAAGCCGCCCATCATCGGCTCCAGGCCCGGGTCGGTGACCACGGTCACCGGGTGGCCGTAGGTGACGCCCGCCAGGGCCAGGCCGAGCCCCAGGGTGCCCGAGGTGGACTCCACGATCCGGGCACCGGGCGCCAGTTCGCCGCGGCCGCGGGCCGCCCGCACCATGTGCAGGGCCGTACGGTCCTTGATCCCGCCGGGATTCGCCCCCTCCAGCTTGGCCCAGAACCCCCGGCCCGGGTCGGCGAACGGCTCGCCCACCCACAGCAGCGGGGTGTTGCCCACCAGCCCGGCCGGGGTCGTCGCGGCCGGAGCGGTCGCGGCCGGCAGCCCGGCGGGAGGGCAGGAGAGCGCGGCGGGGGACGCCGCGGGCGCGGAGCCCGGACCGGCGGCAGCGGCGGACCCGGCGCGGGCCGGGGTGGTGACGGTGTTCATGGCAGTCCTGTCCGGCGGCCGGCCCGCGACGGGGCCGGCCGCTCAGGGTCGGTGGAGAAGAGGGCCCCCAGGCCGCCCGGGCGGCCGGACGCCGGCGCGTGCGCGCCCCGTCCGACCGGGCCCCGGCGGCACCGGCACCCTCAGACCCGCCAGACCCCCAGCACGGCCCGGCACCCGCCCGGTGGCGCCCGCCTGCCGTCCGAGCGCACCGGCGGCCTGCTCACCCGCGCCGCCGCCGCGCCGTCCGGGCCGTCGCCGGGGCGCGCGGCCGGCAGGGCGGGGTCGCCGCCCCGGTCCTGCTGCACCCGGCTGGGCTCGTCCGAACCCGGGCAGTGCGTCCCCTCCCCGGACCCGGCCGCCCGGACCGTCCCGGGCGCGGCCGCGGGGGCCGCCGGGGCCGCGGCGGCCAGGGAGTCCACCCCGGCCGCGCCGGACACCCCGGGCCCGTGCGCGCAGCCGAAGAGGTGCAGCAGTGCGACCAGGACCGTGACCAGGGCGGGCGCGGCCCACCGTCCGGTACGGCCGCGGCGGCGCGGCACCTGTGCGTTCACGTCGCCCACCGTAGTCGATCGGCTACGCGAAGTGCCCGTCCGTCCTTCGCCGCCGCTCCGCCGGTGCCCGCCGGACCCGCCCCGGCGGTCCCCGGACCGCCGGACGACTCCCCCGAACAGGTGAGGACTTGGCCGTTTAGTGCGTGGCGCGGGCCGTTTTCCAGGACATTGGTGCGACGGCCGGGACCCCACTCGGGCCGGCTGGACTGTGAAGGGTTGCGGATCCATGAACGATGAGGCCACCAGGCGGGTCGCGCTCGTCTTCGCCCTGTTCGACACCCGTGGCCACGGTGTCCTCGCGAAAGAGGACTTCGACCTGATGGCGGACCGGGTGGTCCAGGCGGCCTCCGGATCCGACCAGGAGGCGAAGACCGCGATGCGAGCGGCCTTCCACCGCTACTGGGCGACCCTGCGCACCGAGTTGGACGTGGACGGCGACGGCGAGATCACCTTCGAGGAGTACACCGGCTGCGTGCTGTCGCCGGAGCGCTTCGACGCGACCATCGCCGAGTTCGCCGGGGCGCTGGCGGAGCTCGGGGACCCGGACGGCGACGGGCTGGTCGAACGCCCGCTGTTCATCGAGCTCATGACGGCCATCGGCTTCGAACGCGGCAACATCGACGCCCTCTTCGACGCCTTCGGTCCCACGGCCGCCGACCGCATCGCGGTCCACACCTGGTACGTGGGGATCCAGGACTACTACGCGCCCGACAAGGCCGGCATCCCGGGTGACGAACTGGTGGCCCGCAGCACCGTCTGAGACCTCTCTTTCCCGCCACGCACATCCACCGGACCGGCGGACCACCAGAACACCGGAACGACGACGAAGGAGCACGGGTGAAACGGGTCATCGGACTTGCTGTCGGCCGCGGCACGGGCCCGGAGGTCGCGGCCGTCTTCGAACGGGTCCTGGGCGCCTTCGCCCGCCTGTACGCCACGGACATCCAGCTGGTGCGTTCCCCGCGCACCTACCACTCGTACGCGTCGCTCAAAGCGGAGGGCGGTGTCCAGGAGATCGGCCGGCTGACCCAGGAGGACGCCGCGCACTACGAGCGGTTCTGCCGGACGCAGGCCGAGAGCGGCACCCGGGTGATCTTCCGCACCGCCGTCAACGCGCAGTCCCTCTACCTCGTCCGGCAGCGGCTCCAGGCGGTCAAGGTCGACGCGATGGCCACGGCGACGGCGGGCACGGAGCCCGCCCGCGAGGCCTCCCTGCTGCTCGTCCGCGACCAGGCCCAGGGCTTTTACACGGGCGAGAACCAGCACGCGCCCGGTGTGGTCCGGCGGACCATGGAGTTCAGCCGCGAGATCACCGAGAAGGTGCTCGCCTGCGCCGTGGACCGGGCCTGGCGGCAGTGGCCGGGGAAGGGTCCCTCGCAGGTGGTCATGGCGTACAAGTTCCACCTGCTGGACGGCGCGCTCGACGCATGGGTGACGGAGCTGGCGACCCGCTACGACATACCCGTCCGGCTGTTCCAGCCGGACACGGTCAACCGGAACCTCATCACGCACGGACTCGCGGACCGCACGGTGGTCGTCGCGGGCAACGAATGGGCCGACATCATGCACGTGGTCCTGCTCGACCGGTTCGGCTCCGACCGCCAGGAGAACCGCTGCACGGAGAACGTCCACCTCCACCCTGACGTACGGGGCCTGGTCGAGTACCAGACGGTGCACGGGTCCGCCGACGACCTGGAAGGGCTGGACCGGGTCAATCCGGTGGCGACGGTACGGGCCGCCGCGGCCATCGCCGAGCGGTACGCCGACTGCGCGGGCGCGGTACGGGCCACCGAGGACGTCCTGGCGACCCTCGCCGAACGGGACGTCCGCACCCCTGACCTCGGCGGCCGCCACTCCACCACCGCCGTGGTCGACGCCCTGCTCGCCGCCCTCCCCGAGGCGCTGGAACGGTCGAGACCGGGGCCCCTGCCGGGGCAACTGGCCGCAGCCTCCCGCGTCGACCGCGGATGAGCGCGGAGCGGCCGTCCGCGGGACGCACGCCCACGGCGGAGGGGACGGCACTGGTCGTCGTCGACCTCCAGAACGACTTCTGCGCGGGCCCGGTCGCCGCCGCCCGCTACCCCGGCGACCCCGGCCGTCTGGCGACGGTCGCCGAGCGCACCGCCCGGGCCGTCGACGCGGCCCGCGCCGCGGGGGTCGAGGTGCTCCACGTCCGCTTCCTCGGCGACCCGCACCACCAGGGGCCGAGCTGGCGCCGCCGGGACGCCCTCCTCGGCAAGCGCCCCAAATGCCTGGAGGGCTCCTGGGGAGCGGAGTTCGCCGACGCGCTGGCCCCGGCCCCCGGCGAACGCGTCTTCACCAAGCGGGCCTGTTTCGACGCCTTCCTCGGCGACGGCTTCGAGACCCATCTCGCCCACCGCGCCGTGCGCCACCTGGTCTTCGCCGGCCTGTTCACCGACGTCTGCGTGGACTCCACGGCGCGCACGGCGTTCCAGAAGGGCTTCCACGTGACGGTGCTGGAGGACTGCACCGCCGCCCTGCACCTGCCGGACGAGCAGATCCTCGGCTTCATGAGCCGCTTGTACGGCGCCCGCGTCACCACCCACGACCACGTCGACACGTGGTCGCGCCTTCCCGGAAACGAGGACCCATGCTCGGCACCGCCCCGCAGGACAGCGTCGTCAAGGACGGCGGGGTCGAGGACGGCGTCGGGCTGACCGCCCTGCTGGTGGCCGCGGCGCGGGCCGTCGAGACGTACCGCCCCGACGCCCTGGCCCGGGACGCGTACGCCGAGCACTTCGTCCGCGCCGCGCGGGCGTCGGCCGGCTGGCCCGTCCACCCGCGGGACGTGCCGGACGCGGACGGCGACCCGCTGTGGGGGCGGCTGGGGCGCTACTTCGGGCTCCGCACCAGGGTCCTGGACGACTTCCTGCTCGGCCGGGCGCGTGCGGGCATCCGGCAGACGGTGCTGCTCGGGGCCGGCCTGGACACCCGGGCGTACCGGCTCGACTGGCCGGCCGGGCACACGGTCTACGAGGTCGACCAGCCGCACGTGCTCGCGTTCAAGCACGACGTGCTCGACGGACTGCGCGCCGTGCCGCGGGCCCACCGCGTCGCCCTCGCGGCGGACTTCCGCGACGACTGGCCCGACGAGCTGATGGCCGCCGGCTTCGACCCCTCCCTGCCCACGGCCTGGCTCGCCGAGGGACTGCTGCTCTACCTGCCCGCCGTCGCCGAACGGGCCCTCGTCGACACGGTGCACTGGCTCAGCGCGCCGACGAGCACCCTGGCCTACGAGGTCAAGATCGGCCTGGAACCGGAGGCGGTCCGGGACAGCCCCGTCTACACGGCGGCGCGCGAGCGCATCGGCGTCGACCTGCTGGCCCTGTTCGACGGCGACCCGCGCCCCGACTCCGCGGCGGACCTGACCGCGTACGGCTGGTCGGTGACGGTGCGCACGCCCTTCGACTTCACCCGGCGGCACGGCCGCGGTCCGCGCCGCGAGCGCCGTGACGCTCTGGCCGCCAACCGCTGGGTCTTCGCCGCCCGTTGAGGGCCGGACCGGGTGGTGCGCCTGCGGAGTCAGGCCTTCAGGGCCCGTCCGGCGACGGTCAGCGCGAGGCGGCGCGGGGCGAGGCCGGAGGCCAGCGCGGAGAGCCGGTTGCCGAGGCCGGAGACCACGCTGGCCGGGGTCGAGCCGCGTTCGAGGGCGCGGCGGACGGTCGCGACGACCTGCTCGGGGGTGGCGGTCCTGCCGACGACCGCGTTCCGGCTGCCGACGACGTCGAAGAACTCGGTGCTGGTCGGCCCGGGGGAGACGGCGAGCACGCGCAGCGGGGAGGTGCGGGTCTCGTAGGCGAGGGCCTCGGTGAGGCTGAGCACGAAGGCCTTGGTGGCTCCGTAGACGGCCATGGCCGGAGTGGGCTGGTAGGCGGCGGTGCTGGCAAGGGTGACGAGCGCGCCGCGGCCGTCGGCCATCAGGTCGGGCAGGAAGGCGCGGGTCAGGCCGGCCACCGCGCTGATGTTGAGCTGGATCATGCGGTCCATCTGGGCCGGGTCCTGCTCGGCGAAGGGGCCGTAGCTGCCGAAGCCCGCGTTGTTCACGAGCGTCTGGACCCGGATGCCGCGGGCGTCGAGCTCGGCGCGCAGGGCGGCTCCCGCGCCGGGCAGGGCCAGGTCGGCCGCGAGGGGCGTGGCCCGTATCCCGTACCGCTGCTCCAGGTCGCGGGCGAGTTCGGTGAGCCGGTCGAGGCGCCGGGCGACCAGCACCACGTCGGCGCCGCGCCCGGCCCACTGGCGGGCGAACTCGGCGCCGAGTCCGGCGCTCGCCCCGGTGATCAGGGCCACGGTGCCCCGGTACATCATCGACATGTCGGCTGCTCCACTTCGAAGGGTCGCGCGGGTCGCGCCCTCCTTAATGTAGGCACCGATAACATTGTAGTCAATGACAACATTGAGGCAGAGGAGACCGCCTTGGTCGAAGGTCCGTACCACCACGGCAATCTCAGGGCCGCCCTGCTGGAACGGGCGGAGGCCGTACTGACCGCGTCGGGAGCGGAGGGACTGAGCCTGCGCGGCCTCGCCCGTGACCTCGGCGTGAGCCACGGCGCCCCCGCGCGCCACTTCCGCGACCGGCAGGCCCTGCTGGACGCGCTCGCCGTCAGCGGCTTCACCACCCTCAACGACCGCCTGCGCGCGGCGGCCGACGCGTCGACCGGTCCGGTCGGCGCGAGGCTGGCCGGGCTGGGCCGGACGTACGTGGACTTCGCGGTCGGGCACACGGCGCTGCTGGAGCTGATGTTCACCGCCAAGCACGCCGACGACCCCAGCGCGGAACTGCGCGAGCTCGGCCACGAGAGCCTGCTGATCGTCGCCCGCCTGATGACGGAGGGGCAGCGGACCGGGGCGGTGCGCCCGGGCGACCCCGACCGGCTCGCGCAGGTCGCCTTCTCGACGGTGCACGGCCTCGCGACCCTCGCGGTCGCCTCGCTCCTCGACGACACCCCCCTCCCGGAGGCCACGGAACTCGCCCTCGACGTCCTCCTGTCCGGCCTGCGCCCCGCCGGCTGACGCGGGGCCGGCGCGTATTGTCTGCGCGGGGGCAGGCCGAGCGGAGGATGGCGTACGTGACGGGCAGCGGTGCAGGGCAGGGCGGCGCGCGGGCGGACGGGGCCCCGGGCGGGGGAGCGGAACCCGCGGAGCGGACCTCGCTGAGCGTGCGGGCCCGGGACGAGGTCCGGCAGCGGATCGTCGACCGCCGCTATCCGCAGGGCGCGCGCCTGGTCGAGCGCGAGGTCGCCCAGGAGCTGCGGATGTCCCGCGTCCCCGTGCGCGAGGCGCTGCGCGCGCTGGTCGCCGAGGGGCTGCTGGAGCTGCTGCCGCACAGCGGGGTCCGGGTGCGCCGGCTGGAGCGGACCGACGTGGAGCACCTGTACGAGGTGTGGGAACCCCTCGCCGTGCAGGCCTCGCGGCTCGCGGCCCGGCGCGTGGCGCGGGCGGCGCCGGGGGAGGAGTCCCGCCTGGCCGCGCTGCGGGCCTGCCTCGACCGGGCCGAGCAGGCCGCCTCGGACAGCGAGGGGTCGCGCGAGGTCGCGGCCCACACCGCCTTCCACGCGGAGATCGTGGCACTGGGCGGCAACCCCATGCTCCACCGCACGATGGAGCAGCTCGGCGGACAGCTCCAGCTGCTCTTCGGCATGCGGGAGGAGCCCGCGCACATGCGGGCCCAGCACGCGGTGATGTACCGGTGCATCGCGGCGGGTGACGAGGACTCGGCAGCGGCGAGCACGCTGCTGCACGTGCGGGACAGCCGCGCCGTGGCCCTGCGGTCCCTCTTCGACGACGCCTAGATTTGTATACCAGAGAGACGGGCCGGGTGGAATCCCGATGCGAATCCCGAGGTCGGGCTGCCCCATGCTGGGGTGAAGTCGCGTGATCTGCGGCATTCTCGTGGAGTGGAACCACTGCTTCCCAGGCTTGCGATCATCCTGGTATACAAAAGGCTCCCCGCTTGCTCCCCGCGATCGAAGGAGCCCTCCATGTGCGTCGCGTCCACCCCGCAACCGCCGCCCCCCGGCCGCCTCACCCGGCGGGGCGTCCTCGCGGCCGCCGCAGCCCTGGCCGGAACCACGGCGGTACCGGCGGCGGCCGCCTCCGCCTCCGCCGCCTCCGCCTCCGCCGCCTCCGCCTCCGCCGCCTCCGCCGCAGCGGCCCCCGACTCCGCCCCGGGCGGTGCCGACCTGGTCGTCGAGGGCGGGCGGCTGCTCGACCCGGCCACCGGCGAGGTCACCGAGGACGCCGTCGTCGTCATCACCGGGGGCCTCGTGCGCGCGGCAGGCCCCCGCAACCGGCTCGGCGGCAAGGTGCCCGCCGGCGTACGGGTCCTGCGCGCCCACGGGCAGTGGATCCTGCCCGGCCTGGTCGACGCGCACATCCACCTCAACACGGCCGCCGAGGCCCGCGACGCGGTCCGCAAGGGCGCCACCAGCGCGCGCAGCGGCTCGACGAGCTTCTACCAGGACATCGCCGTGCGCGAGCTGGCCCGCACCGCCCCCGAACTGGCCCCCAGGCTGCGGGCCGCGGGCATCTTCGTCACCCCGGACCTCGGCGACACCCTCCTCGCCGACCCGGACCTGGCCCCGCTCGCCCGGCTGCGCGGCGGCGTACGCTCCGCCGAGGCGCTGCGCCGAGTGGTCGAGGTCAACCTCGCGCGCGGGGCCGACACCATCAAGACCCGGGTCAACGAGCGCGCCGGGCTCCCCGAACAGGATCCGCTCGCCCAGGTCTACGACCACGAGCAGCTGTCCGCGATCGTCGCCGCCGCCCGGCGCGGCGGCAAGGGCGTGCTCTGCCACAGCTACAGCGAGAAGGGCTGCCACGACGCGGTGACGGCCGGTATCCGCTCCCTGGAGCACGGGGCGTTCGTGGGCGAGCGCACCCTGTACGACATGCGCCGCAGGGGCACGTACTTCACGCCGACGCTCACCGCCATCGCCGGGCTCGCCGAATCCTCCGACCCGATCCTCGCGGAACGCGGCCGCACCTACCTGCCGGTCCTCCAGCGGGCCGTGCTGGCGGCGCACGAGCTGGGCGTACCGCTCGCGGCCGGCACCGACTCCTCGGGCGGGACCGTCGACCCGATCGGACGCGAGGTCGAGCTGATGCGCGCGGCCGGCCTCTCCGCGCTCGACGCCCTCCGCACGGCGACCACCGGCGCGGCCCGCCTCCTCGGCCTCGACGGCTCCGTCGGCCGCCTCGTCCGCGGCTACGCGGGCGACCTCCTCGTGGTCGACGGCGATCCGCTGGCCGACGTCGGCGTGCTCACCCGGCCGGCGCACGTGGTGCGGGCCGGCATCACCGTCCGACAGGCCTGACCCCCGAGGACCCGCACCGAACCGCCCTCCCGCCGTCCCGCCCCTCGAAGGAGCGCCCGATGTACGCCCGGTCCACCACCTCCCCCGTCCCGGCGCTCTCCCGGCGCGGCATGCTCGCCGCCGCCGCCCTCGCGGGCACCACCGCGGCCCTCACCCCGGCCGACACCGCGGCCGCCGCACCCCCGCCCGCCGCGCCTGACGCCTCCCCGGCCGACCGGATCACGGAGCAGCCCCGGCACGGCGGCGCCGACCCCCGCGCCACGGTCTTCACGAACGTCCGCCCCTACGGCGCGAAGCGGCCCGTCGACCTCACCGTCATCGACGGCGCCATCAGCGCCGGACCGCCGCCGCGCGGGGCCAGGACCGTCGACTGCAAGGGCCGGATCGCCCTGCCCACCCTCGTGGACGCCCACATCCACCCCGACAAGACCTCGTGGGGCGAGCCCTGGGTGACGCGCAATCCGGCCGCCACCATCGCCGAGTTCACCGCCGAGGACGTGAAGCTGTACCACGCCCTGCGCACCCCGCTGAAGGTCCGCGCCGAACGGCTGATGGGCCACGCCGTGGCGCAGGGCACGCGCGCGATGCGCGCCCACGTCGACGTCGCCCCCGCCTACGGCCTGGAGGGCGTCGAGGGCGTCGGAGCCGCCCGCACGGCACTGCGGCACGCGCTCGACGTGGAGATCGTGGCGTTCCCCCAGCACGGGGTCGTCCGGGCGCCCGGCACCCGGGAACTGCTGGAGGAGGCCGCGCGCACCGGGGCGATCGACCGGGTCGGCGGCATCGACCCGACCGGCTTCGACGAGGCCCTCGACGAACAGCTCGACATCGTCTTCGGCATCGCGGACCGGCACGGCGTGGGCCTCGACATCCACCTGCACGAGCGGGCCGCCACCGGCGTGCGCTCGCTGCGCGCGATCATCGACCGCACGCGCGCCCTGTCCCTCCAGGGCAAGGTCACCGTCAGCCACGTCTTCTGCCTGCCGGGCATGGCCGAACGCGAACTGGACGCGCTGGCCGCCGAACTCGCGGACGCGCGGATCTCCCTGACGACGGTGGCCCTCTCCTCCGAACTCGTCCTGCCGATCGCCCGGTTGCGCGAGCACGGAGTCCAGGTCGGCCTCGGCTCGGACGGCGTACGCGACGCCTGGAGCCCCTTCGGCACCGCGGACATGCTGCACCGCGCGCACCTGCTGGCGTGGGCCCAGGACGCCCGGCTCGACGAGGAGCTGGAGGCGGCCTACCGCGCGGGCGCGGACGGCGGCGCCCGGCTGCTCGGCCTCCCGCGGGTCGACCTGAAGCCCGGCTCGCCGGCCGACTTCCTGCTTGTACGCGGCGAATGCCTCCCGCAGGTCGTGGTCGACCTGCCCGCGCGGGACATGGTGGTGCGCGGCGGCCGCGTCGTCGCCCGCGACGGCGCCCTCGTCGACGGCTGAACCCGGAGCCCGGCCCCCCGGCCCCCGGCCCCGCGTTCACACGGCCGACACGAAGCTGTCACGCGGGGGCCGGAATGCCTCCCGGCCGGCGGGTCGTTCTCACCGGTATGACTGTGGGAGTTGCACTCAACGCGACCGATGCCGGCAACCAGATCGACGCCACCGTACGACTCGCCCGGGAGGCCGCGGACGCGGGGCTGCGGTCCGCCTGGTTCGGGCAGACCTTCGGTGCCGACTCGCCCCAGCTCGCGGCGATCGTCGGACGCGAGGTGCCCGGCCTGCACGTGGGCACGTCCGCGATCCCCGTCTTCGGCCGCCACCCCCTACTCGTCTCCAGCCAGGCCCAGACCGCCCAGGCGGCCACGCACGGCCGCTACCACCTGGGGCTCGCGCTCGGCACCAAGCTCCTGACGGAGACGGGATTCGGCATCCCGTACGAGCGGCCCATCGCCCGGCTCCGAGAATTCCTGGTCGCGCTCCGGCAGTTGATAGACACCGGCACCGCCGACTTCCACGGCGAACTGCTGACCGCGACCACCCCCGTCCCCGCGCGGGTCCCCGGTGCGGAGGGCGGCGTCCCGCTGCTCGTCGCCGCGATGGGGCCGCAGGCGCTGCGCGTCAGCGGTGAACTGGCGGACGGGATCCTGCCCTACCTGGCCGGCCCCCGCGCCCTCGCCGAGCACATCGTCCCGGCCGTCACGGCGGCGGCGCGGCGCGCCGGGCGCCCGGCGCCCCGCATCGTGGCGATCGTGCACGGCGTGGTGACCGACGAGGTCGACGCCGTACGGGCACGGGCCGCTGAACAGTTGGCGTTCTACGAGCAGTTCCCGTCCTACGCCCGGGCCATCGAGCTCTCCGGCGCCCGGAGGGCCGCCGATGTGGCCGTGATCGGCGACGAGCGCACGGTCGCCGCGGAAGTGCGGCGCTATCGGGACGCCGGCGCGACGGAAGTGGTGTTCGCCGGAACCGAGATCGCGGGGGACGCCGACCGGCGCCGCACCTGGAACCTGCTCGGCGAACTGGCCGGCTGAGGCCGCCCCGGTCAGGCGGCGCGCAGCCAGAACCACAGCCACTTGCCGAAACCGTCGGTGCTGACGCCCCAACCGGCGCTGAGCGCGGCCGTGATCGACAGGCCGCGGCCCGACTCCGCCCAGTCGCTCGCGGCGCAGGTGCCGGCGGCCGCGGCGCGTCGGAACTCGGCCAGCTGGTCGTGGAGGGCGCACATCAGGGTGCCGGTCTCCGCGTCGTACCGGATGACGAGCCGGAGCCGGTCGCTCTGCGTGTGCTCCACCGCATTGGCGACGGCCTCGGAGAGCAGCAGCCGGCCGCTGTCCGACAGCTCCGGGTCGCGGACGCACGCGTCCAGGGCCCGCCGCGCCTGGCCCGCCGCCTGGGGGGTGCCGGGCAGCGAGATGTCGATCAGCTTGGCGGACATGGTGCGTCTCCTCCGGCAGGCAAGCAGGCAGGCAGGCAGGCAGGTGGGTGGGCGGACGGGCGGGCGGGCGGGCGGACGGCAGGCGGGCGGGTGGGCGGAGGCTGGTCCGGCACCGGTTGCCGGATCGCGGCGGCCCGAACGTGCGCGCCGCCTCTCGTCTCCGCATTCCACGGTAGGAGCGGTCCGCGGCACACACCACGGCCGAACAGCCGAAAGCCGGGGCGCGGGGGTGGCCTTTCGGCGGAGGCGCGGCCGGGTGCGACCCGGCCGCGGGTGCGGTGATCGTGTGGAGGGCCGGAGGATCTGCGCAATCCTCGATCGGTTCGCGCAACATCATCGACGTTTCGTGGTTCAGGTCGGACGGTCACGGCAATTCGTGCCCGCGAAGCCGGAAAATCCGTGCGGGACGGGTGCGGGCCACCGGTCCGGCCGCCGCCCCCAACGTGCCCTGAAAGCAGCCGTGTCCACGCGCTCGCCGTCGAACGCGCCCCCACCGTGCGGGAGTCCGCGCCGGCAGGGCTCTTGCCGGTGAATCCGACGGACCACCCGGGTGAGTCTCCGGCCGTGGGTGCGCGGGATCGGGGTGCGGGTCCGCTAGACCCGTCGTGTGATCGACACCGTGAAGACGTACGAAGAATTCTCCGAAACCCGATTCCTTTCCGACGTGGCCGCGCTGGCGAAGACGCTGGGCGCCCCCTACGAGGAGCGGACGACCCGCCGCGTCCTCGAAGTGTTCGGCAGCCACTTCCACAGCGGAGCGGTGCTGTGGAAGACGACCGACCGGCCCGGGGACCACCTCGGCTACCGCTTCTTCGCCCGCGAGCGCACCGACACCGTACGCACCGCCGTCGAGGCCGGACTGCTGCAGGCCGGTCCGCTGACCGCCCTC
Above is a window of Streptomyces subrutilus DNA encoding:
- a CDS encoding MFS transporter → MTALWRSTRSFPPAARLLMANQFGINLGFYMLMPYLAAHLTGELGLAAWAVGLVLGVRNLSQQGLFLVGGALADRYGYKAPIMAGCLLRTAGFALLGWVDSLPALVVASAATGFAGALFNPAVRAYLAAEAGERRVEAFATFNVYYQAGMLLGPLVGLALLAADFRLVCTVASAVFALLSAAQARALPDRRAADPGAVPAGGGPSRVPVGAGWRTVVANRPFLLFSAAMIGSYVLTFQVYLALPLAAGGALGADGAKVTSGLFVLSAAVAVAGQLRLTAWARSRWPADRALVRGLAVMGLAFLPLALAPSGGGRYGTGGVLVALAVAVALLAAGSAVVYPFEMDTVVSLSGNRLVATHYGLYNTVSGLGITVGNLATGAFWDYAQRHGVAWLPWVALTATGLACAGAVHALSRTGRLAAPAARPVPA
- a CDS encoding PLP-dependent cysteine synthase family protein, giving the protein MNTVTTPARAGSAAAAGPGSAPAASPAALSCPPAGLPAATAPAATTPAGLVGNTPLLWVGEPFADPGRGFWAKLEGANPGGIKDRTALHMVRAARGRGELAPGARIVESTSGTLGLGLALAGVTYGHPVTVVTDPGLEPMMGGLLAAHGAEVHVVERPHPVGGWQRARRDRVAELVAAHPGSWCPDQYNNPDNAAAYRTLAYELVAQLGRIDALVVSVGTGGHSAGVGSVLRGFFPALKVVGVDTTGSTIFGQPAAPRLMRGLGSSIHPRNVAYDLFDEVHWVAADEAVWAARRLARCHYATGGWSVGAVALTARWLAATLPAEARIAAVFPDGPQRYASTVFSDPYCREHGLLRSAPPHRPQVIAHPGERTVTSWTRCAAVADPLAGPAAGAGRTGGGAPDAPTGTAAGAGAPRTGVRR
- a CDS encoding EF-hand domain-containing protein gives rise to the protein MNDEATRRVALVFALFDTRGHGVLAKEDFDLMADRVVQAASGSDQEAKTAMRAAFHRYWATLRTELDVDGDGEITFEEYTGCVLSPERFDATIAEFAGALAELGDPDGDGLVERPLFIELMTAIGFERGNIDALFDAFGPTAADRIAVHTWYVGIQDYYAPDKAGIPGDELVARSTV
- a CDS encoding isocitrate/isopropylmalate family dehydrogenase; this translates as MKRVIGLAVGRGTGPEVAAVFERVLGAFARLYATDIQLVRSPRTYHSYASLKAEGGVQEIGRLTQEDAAHYERFCRTQAESGTRVIFRTAVNAQSLYLVRQRLQAVKVDAMATATAGTEPAREASLLLVRDQAQGFYTGENQHAPGVVRRTMEFSREITEKVLACAVDRAWRQWPGKGPSQVVMAYKFHLLDGALDAWVTELATRYDIPVRLFQPDTVNRNLITHGLADRTVVVAGNEWADIMHVVLLDRFGSDRQENRCTENVHLHPDVRGLVEYQTVHGSADDLEGLDRVNPVATVRAAAAIAERYADCAGAVRATEDVLATLAERDVRTPDLGGRHSTTAVVDALLAALPEALERSRPGPLPGQLAAASRVDRG
- a CDS encoding cysteine hydrolase family protein; the encoded protein is MSAERPSAGRTPTAEGTALVVVDLQNDFCAGPVAAARYPGDPGRLATVAERTARAVDAARAAGVEVLHVRFLGDPHHQGPSWRRRDALLGKRPKCLEGSWGAEFADALAPAPGERVFTKRACFDAFLGDGFETHLAHRAVRHLVFAGLFTDVCVDSTARTAFQKGFHVTVLEDCTAALHLPDEQILGFMSRLYGARVTTHDHVDTWSRLPGNEDPCSAPPRRTASSRTAGSRTASG
- a CDS encoding SAM-dependent methyltransferase, yielding MLGTAPQDSVVKDGGVEDGVGLTALLVAAARAVETYRPDALARDAYAEHFVRAARASAGWPVHPRDVPDADGDPLWGRLGRYFGLRTRVLDDFLLGRARAGIRQTVLLGAGLDTRAYRLDWPAGHTVYEVDQPHVLAFKHDVLDGLRAVPRAHRVALAADFRDDWPDELMAAGFDPSLPTAWLAEGLLLYLPAVAERALVDTVHWLSAPTSTLAYEVKIGLEPEAVRDSPVYTAARERIGVDLLALFDGDPRPDSAADLTAYGWSVTVRTPFDFTRRHGRGPRRERRDALAANRWVFAAR